The Cyanobacteria bacterium GSL.Bin1 genome includes a region encoding these proteins:
- a CDS encoding ATP-binding cassette domain-containing protein — protein sequence MTDSFAQATLISSQPFLELSNRGKTLRFDLDKDVYRLGRDHHWSDLEIPETGWNVLSRRQAVLKKEGENYRIYDGDRAHPSRNGLFIEHTRINLSQGYLLTHGAQLEIGQDPRNQVLLTYFNPIDSHLVIPQKRHLILRGLKDWPVEIGRFPSPDRYASMQLDSPTVSRLHATIYPNHQGGHILKDLSTNGTFVDGKRLDKPISLSSGNIIQIGPFTLLYRRETLELLNTGHHIRLDAHHLCREVPDQKAGKKTILNDISLAIEPGQLVALVGGSGAGKSTLMKALLGIEPTNSGNVLLNGDNLRQHWGIYRSQIGYVPQDDIVHLDLTVEEVLTYACQLRLPPDTNIEQVVNDTLEQVKLNHVRTNFVRYLSGGQRKRVSIAVELLVDPKLFFLDEPTSGLDPGLDKEMMKLLRDLADQERTIILITHATANIAVCDRIAFLGRGGKLCYFGPPQEALEFFEMPSLDFKYFADIYLKLEQGSTEVENQAIVDEWAKQYYVSDKYKSYIKASLSPGKEQQLISDSSSHTSSPLKQLLLLSQRYYQLVRRDLASVSFTLLSGPITIALTALCLEGEAPLKYVDSPTATQAPLALRLLFVFSCIAIWLGLSNSIGEIVKESAIYCRERLLNLGLLPYLGSKFLIRTGIALLQSFLIVLAILIGFGAPQSELIPWWMGVGITTFLTLVASTSLSLMLSALVKSENQGNGILPLVMIPQIIFSGVLFDLEGVARPLSWLMLSRWSVAAYGVLADLNQMVPSSAGNSLPMLFEPSSTYDATWENLMLNWGILCLFTVIYLLVTLCLQKRKDIF from the coding sequence ATGACTGATAGTTTTGCTCAAGCTACTCTGATTAGCTCTCAGCCCTTCTTAGAACTTAGCAATCGGGGGAAAACACTGCGATTTGATCTTGACAAAGATGTTTATCGGTTAGGGCGGGATCATCATTGGTCAGATTTAGAGATTCCCGAGACTGGCTGGAATGTCCTTTCTCGACGGCAGGCAGTCTTAAAAAAAGAAGGAGAAAATTATCGCATTTATGATGGCGATCGCGCTCATCCCAGTCGCAATGGCCTCTTTATTGAGCACACCCGTATTAATCTCTCCCAAGGGTATTTGCTCACGCATGGGGCTCAGTTAGAAATTGGCCAAGACCCCCGTAACCAAGTCCTCTTAACCTACTTCAATCCCATTGACAGTCACCTCGTCATTCCCCAAAAGCGCCATTTAATTTTACGAGGGCTAAAGGATTGGCCAGTAGAAATCGGTCGCTTTCCCAGTCCCGATCGTTATGCCTCGATGCAGTTGGATTCACCGACCGTTTCCCGACTCCACGCCACAATTTATCCCAACCATCAAGGCGGACACATCTTAAAAGATCTCAGTACCAACGGGACATTTGTTGATGGTAAACGTTTAGACAAACCAATCTCCCTTAGCAGTGGAAATATCATCCAAATTGGTCCGTTTACGCTTCTCTATCGACGGGAAACCCTTGAGCTTCTCAATACTGGACATCATATTCGTCTCGATGCCCACCATCTCTGCCGAGAAGTTCCGGATCAAAAAGCCGGAAAAAAGACAATCCTCAATGATATTTCTCTGGCCATTGAACCCGGGCAGCTCGTTGCGTTAGTGGGAGGGAGCGGAGCGGGGAAATCAACTCTCATGAAAGCTTTACTGGGCATCGAACCCACCAACTCTGGCAATGTCCTGCTCAATGGGGATAATTTGCGACAACATTGGGGGATCTATCGCTCGCAAATTGGCTATGTTCCTCAAGATGATATCGTTCATCTTGACCTTACAGTTGAGGAAGTCTTGACCTATGCTTGTCAGCTACGATTGCCCCCAGATACCAATATTGAGCAAGTTGTCAATGATACACTTGAACAAGTCAAGCTGAATCACGTAAGAACCAATTTTGTGCGTTACCTCAGTGGCGGGCAACGCAAACGGGTTAGTATTGCTGTGGAATTACTGGTTGATCCCAAGCTTTTCTTTCTCGATGAACCCACCTCTGGTCTTGATCCAGGACTGGACAAAGAGATGATGAAATTGCTTAGAGACTTAGCGGATCAAGAGCGGACAATCATCTTAATTACCCATGCCACAGCCAACATTGCAGTGTGTGATCGCATTGCTTTTCTCGGACGAGGGGGGAAACTTTGCTACTTTGGACCGCCTCAAGAAGCCCTCGAATTTTTTGAAATGCCTTCATTAGACTTCAAGTACTTTGCAGATATTTATCTCAAGCTGGAACAAGGGAGCACCGAAGTAGAAAACCAAGCGATTGTTGATGAGTGGGCAAAGCAATATTACGTTTCTGACAAATATAAAAGTTATATCAAAGCTTCCCTGAGTCCTGGCAAAGAGCAACAGTTGATCAGTGATTCGTCATCTCATACTTCATCTCCCCTCAAGCAACTGCTGCTACTAAGCCAACGCTATTATCAGTTGGTGAGGCGCGATCTCGCTAGTGTCAGTTTTACGTTACTCTCGGGTCCGATTACCATTGCTTTAACTGCGTTATGTCTTGAGGGAGAGGCCCCTCTCAAGTACGTCGATTCGCCAACAGCTACACAGGCACCCCTAGCACTCCGGTTACTATTTGTTTTTAGCTGTATCGCGATTTGGCTCGGATTGTCTAACTCCATTGGAGAAATCGTCAAAGAATCAGCCATCTACTGCCGAGAACGACTGCTGAATTTGGGGTTATTGCCTTATTTAGGATCTAAGTTTCTAATTCGGACTGGCATTGCCTTGCTGCAAAGCTTTCTGATTGTCTTAGCCATTCTCATTGGTTTTGGTGCGCCCCAATCTGAGCTGATTCCTTGGTGGATGGGGGTCGGAATTACCACTTTTCTTACTTTAGTCGCTAGCACCAGCTTAAGCCTGATGCTCTCAGCTTTAGTTAAGAGCGAAAACCAGGGGAATGGAATTCTTCCTCTGGTCATGATTCCCCAAATCATCTTTTCTGGAGTACTATTTGATTTAGAGGGAGTTGCCCGTCCTCTGTCATGGCTGATGCTAAGTCGCTGGTCAGTAGCAGCCTACGGCGTGCTAGCCGATCTCAATCAAATGGTTCCCTCAAGTGCCGGTAATTCCTTGCCGATGCTTTTTGAACCCTCTTCTACCTACGACGCAACGTGGGAGAATCTGATGTTAAATTGGGGGATTCTTTGCCTATTTACAGTAATCTACTTATTAGTTACCCTGTGTTTGCAAAAACGTAAGGATATTTTTTAG
- a CDS encoding pentapeptide repeat-containing protein: protein MRKTVQRTIIRLFIAILGTIVLIGLILLIEAAFGGEKSCPPPESWLLCRIRHSVLLNVVEGFSILVALILFFLEAPERAKQAHYEAWKVIDAAHGVETSYARLQALQDLNEDQVSLTRLDASGADLKGINLKAAELSHAQLSGTDLSHANLSHTNLSHADLVGANLNNAELDDARLIDVNLSHAQLIDADLIGTEMIGANLTHAHLVGANLSKAYLGDVDFSKACLRDANLNQTKFFGARNLTPEQVKVAKNWHEAIYDEGLRRQLGL, encoded by the coding sequence ATGAGAAAAACAGTCCAGCGCACCATTATCCGTCTTTTTATTGCCATCCTCGGAACAATTGTGTTGATTGGACTTATTCTCTTGATTGAAGCAGCTTTTGGTGGTGAAAAGAGCTGCCCGCCACCAGAGTCTTGGTTACTTTGTCGGATTAGACACTCTGTTCTGTTGAATGTTGTCGAAGGCTTTAGTATTCTCGTGGCTTTAATTCTCTTTTTTTTGGAAGCGCCTGAGCGAGCCAAGCAAGCCCATTATGAAGCCTGGAAAGTCATTGATGCTGCTCATGGCGTCGAAACCAGTTATGCCCGTTTGCAAGCTCTGCAAGATCTCAATGAAGATCAAGTGAGTCTAACGAGGTTAGATGCGTCTGGCGCAGATTTAAAGGGAATTAATCTCAAAGCAGCAGAACTAAGTCATGCTCAGTTATCAGGAACTGACCTCAGTCATGCGAACCTCAGTCACACAAATCTTAGTCATGCTGATCTCGTTGGTGCCAACCTTAACAATGCTGAGTTAGACGATGCTCGTTTGATTGATGTGAACTTGAGTCATGCCCAACTGATTGATGCTGACTTAATTGGTACGGAAATGATTGGAGCCAATCTCACCCATGCACATCTAGTTGGTGCCAATTTGAGTAAAGCGTATCTCGGTGATGTTGATTTTAGCAAGGCTTGTTTACGTGATGCCAACTTAAACCAAACTAAATTTTTTGGAGCGAGAAATTTGACTCCAGAACAAGTAAAAGTAGCAAAAAATTGGCACGAGGCTATCTATGATGAAGGATTGCGACGACAACTAGGGCTTTAA
- a CDS encoding superoxide dismutase family protein — MQFSKKIKQLIGLTVLSTVVVIATSAVASPFSPSILGNFFPSLHSSNSTQIGYASIQGTSNHPELSGKILLHETSAGLRLIGMLKNVPPGAHGFHIHEFGSCADDGQAAGGHYNPDGVKHGNLLTDGFEGAHAGDLGNVVASNGTASWKETFPGLSLSSGNYPVVGRAVILHADPDDFGQPTGNAGARIGCGTITLRPASLEQTK; from the coding sequence ATGCAATTTTCCAAAAAAATTAAGCAATTGATCGGATTAACTGTATTGAGTACAGTCGTAGTTATCGCAACTTCTGCCGTTGCTTCCCCGTTTTCTCCATCAATTTTAGGTAATTTTTTCCCTTCACTCCACTCTTCAAATTCAACTCAAATTGGTTATGCTTCGATTCAAGGGACATCCAATCATCCTGAACTGTCAGGAAAAATATTACTACACGAAACGAGTGCCGGACTACGGTTGATTGGTATGTTAAAGAATGTTCCTCCTGGAGCTCACGGCTTCCATATTCATGAGTTTGGGAGCTGTGCAGACGATGGTCAAGCCGCTGGGGGTCACTATAATCCTGATGGGGTTAAACATGGCAATTTGCTTACTGACGGCTTTGAAGGAGCTCATGCTGGAGATTTAGGTAATGTTGTTGCCTCGAATGGCACAGCTAGCTGGAAGGAAACTTTTCCTGGGCTCAGCTTGAGTAGCGGTAACTATCCTGTTGTTGGACGTGCAGTTATTCTACATGCAGATCCAGACGATTTTGGCCAGCCAACCGGGAATGCAGGCGCACGTATCGGATGCGGTACGATTACACTTAGACCAGCCTCGCTAGAGCAGACAAAATAA